One Chromatiaceae bacterium DNA segment encodes these proteins:
- the gltX gene encoding glutamate--tRNA ligase — MTVRTRFAPSPTGYLHVGGARTALFSYLFARRHGGRFILRIEDTDLERSTAESVNAILEGMAWLGLEYDEGPFYQTHRFDRYNQVIDELLAKGLAYRCDCPKERLDALREEQMAAKLKPRYDGLCRHRDLDPSQPHVIRFRNPDTGQVVVDDLIRGSMAFDNRELDDLIIRRSDGAPTYNLTVVVDDADMAITHVIRGDDHINNTPRQINILRALGKEPPHYAHVPMILGDDGSRLSKRHGAVSVVAYRDQGYLPEALLNYLVRLGWSHGDREIFSLEEMVELFDIGQVNKAAAAFNTDKLDWLNQHYIQHADPRRIAHLLRPHLGDLGIDPAEGADLTSVVAAQAARAKTLVELARISAFVYRDFDDYEEGAAKKHLGPVAAEPLERLRDRLDMLALEDWEPVTLEHTVHRVAEELGLNLGKVAQPLRVAAVGRAASPGIDITLHLVGKEATLRRIDRALAYIRQGAAVV, encoded by the coding sequence ATGACCGTCCGTACCCGTTTCGCCCCTTCCCCGACTGGCTATCTGCATGTGGGAGGCGCCCGTACCGCCTTGTTTTCCTATCTCTTTGCCCGCCGGCATGGGGGGCGCTTCATCCTGCGCATCGAGGACACGGACCTGGAGCGGTCCACGGCGGAGTCGGTCAACGCCATCCTGGAGGGCATGGCCTGGCTGGGGCTGGAGTATGACGAGGGGCCCTTCTACCAGACCCATCGCTTCGACCGCTACAACCAGGTCATCGACGAACTCCTGGCCAAGGGCCTGGCCTATCGTTGCGACTGCCCGAAAGAACGGCTGGACGCCCTGCGCGAGGAACAGATGGCGGCCAAGCTCAAACCGCGCTACGACGGCCTCTGTCGTCATCGCGACCTGGACCCGAGCCAGCCCCACGTCATCCGCTTCCGTAACCCGGATACGGGCCAGGTGGTGGTGGATGACCTGATCCGGGGGTCCATGGCCTTCGATAACCGGGAACTGGACGACCTCATCATCCGCCGCAGCGATGGCGCCCCCACCTACAACCTGACGGTGGTGGTCGATGACGCCGATATGGCCATTACCCACGTCATCCGCGGTGACGACCACATCAATAACACCCCGCGCCAGATCAATATCCTGCGCGCCCTGGGCAAGGAGCCGCCGCATTACGCCCATGTCCCCATGATCCTGGGCGACGATGGCTCGCGCCTGTCCAAGCGCCATGGCGCCGTCAGCGTGGTGGCCTACCGGGACCAGGGCTATCTGCCCGAGGCCCTGCTCAATTACCTAGTGCGCCTGGGCTGGTCCCACGGCGATCGGGAGATCTTCTCCCTGGAGGAGATGGTCGAGCTTTTTGACATCGGCCAGGTCAACAAGGCGGCCGCGGCCTTTAACACCGACAAACTGGACTGGCTCAACCAGCACTACATTCAGCACGCGGATCCCCGGCGTATCGCCCACCTGCTGCGGCCCCATCTGGGGGATCTGGGGATCGATCCCGCCGAGGGCGCCGACCTGACAAGCGTCGTCGCGGCCCAGGCCGCCCGCGCCAAGACCCTGGTGGAACTGGCGCGTATCAGCGCCTTTGTTTATCGGGATTTTGACGATTACGAGGAGGGCGCGGCCAAGAAGCACCTGGGCCCGGTGGCGGCGGAACCCCTGGAGCGCCTGCGCGACCGCCTGGACATGCTTGCCCTGGAGGACTGGGAACCGGTGACCCTGGAACATACCGTGCACCGGGTCGCCGAGGAACTGGGACTGAATCTGGGCAAGGTCGCCCAGCCTCTGCGCGTCGCCGCCGTCGGCCGGGCCGCCTCGCCGGGCATCGACATCACCCTGCACCTGGTCGGCAAGGAGGCGACCCTGCGCCGCATCGACCGGGCGCTGGCCTACATCCGCCAAGGAGCCGCGGTGGTCTGA
- a CDS encoding alpha/beta fold hydrolase, which yields MPIPPSPGRTPSPQIALPYDPFDILGSTLALQQAWIRHPERLTASLQDLALESAQIRDHLIQTALNLPSEPALDAHVRDERFQDPSWTELPGFCFLKDMYLLYGRWLQDAIYATEDMDHKQRERAAFWLRQWLDAMAPSNFFWTNPEALRRAIASQGLSLVHGLDHWLREAMAGEVRMVEPDAFQVGKDLAITPGQVVLRNELLELIQYAPATPAVHAIPVVLVAPWINKYYIMDLSPGISLVRYLVEQGFTVFVTSWRNPGPEAKETTLEDYVLGGVLPVLEAARAICGVPQVHAAGYCLGGTALAMLLAWLAAAPGGQETPPNPVPHWSTLTTLVDFSDPGAIGAFLSPGSLDFLQERMAARGYLDGADMATAFRLLRPNSLIWHYVVHRYLYGEALAPNEVLFWNCDATRMPAAMHDFYLRELYLKNRLAQPGSLEMGGRPLDLGAIRQPLYAVGAEQDHIAPWRYTFRLCGLIGGPARYVLATSGHILGVINPPVTPPKRRYWVGDATGPQDPDNWLESLDKHPGSWWEDWTQWLGERCGPLVPPPALGNVEYPPLEAAPGHYVLQQ from the coding sequence ATGCCCATCCCCCCCTCGCCCGGCCGAACCCCTTCACCCCAGATCGCGCTGCCCTACGATCCGTTTGATATCCTCGGGTCCACCCTGGCGTTACAACAAGCCTGGATTCGTCATCCCGAACGGTTGACCGCCAGCTTGCAAGACCTGGCCCTCGAATCCGCCCAGATTCGTGATCACCTCATCCAAACCGCCCTCAATCTTCCTAGCGAGCCCGCGCTGGATGCCCATGTCCGCGACGAACGTTTCCAAGATCCCTCTTGGACTGAGTTGCCCGGATTTTGCTTTCTCAAGGATATGTATCTTCTTTACGGTCGCTGGTTGCAGGATGCCATCTACGCTACCGAGGATATGGACCACAAACAGCGTGAGCGGGCGGCCTTCTGGTTGAGGCAATGGCTGGATGCCATGGCTCCCAGCAATTTTTTCTGGACCAACCCAGAAGCCCTGCGGCGCGCCATCGCCAGCCAGGGACTTAGCCTAGTCCATGGCCTCGATCATTGGTTGCGCGAGGCGATGGCGGGTGAGGTGCGGATGGTGGAGCCCGATGCCTTCCAGGTCGGCAAGGACCTGGCGATCACCCCCGGTCAGGTGGTGTTGCGTAACGAATTACTGGAGCTGATTCAGTACGCCCCGGCGACCCCCGCAGTGCATGCCATCCCGGTGGTGCTGGTGGCACCCTGGATCAACAAGTACTACATCATGGACCTGAGCCCTGGCATCAGCCTGGTCCGGTATCTGGTCGAGCAGGGGTTTACCGTCTTTGTCACCAGTTGGCGGAATCCCGGTCCCGAGGCCAAGGAGACGACCCTGGAAGATTATGTGCTGGGTGGCGTCCTGCCGGTGCTGGAAGCGGCGCGCGCCATCTGCGGCGTACCCCAGGTCCACGCCGCGGGATATTGTCTGGGTGGCACCGCCCTGGCCATGCTGCTGGCCTGGCTGGCGGCCGCCCCCGGGGGCCAGGAGACCCCTCCCAACCCCGTCCCCCATTGGTCCACCCTGACCACCCTGGTGGACTTCAGCGATCCCGGCGCCATCGGGGCCTTCCTGAGTCCCGGCAGCCTGGATTTCCTGCAAGAGCGCATGGCCGCCAGGGGCTACCTGGACGGGGCCGACATGGCCACCGCTTTCCGGTTGCTGAGACCCAACAGTTTGATCTGGCATTACGTGGTTCACCGCTACCTCTATGGCGAGGCCCTGGCCCCCAACGAGGTGCTCTTCTGGAACTGCGATGCCACCCGTATGCCCGCGGCCATGCACGACTTCTATTTGCGGGAGTTGTATCTTAAGAACCGGCTGGCACAGCCAGGAAGCCTGGAGATGGGCGGGCGCCCGCTGGATCTGGGGGCGATCCGGCAACCGCTCTACGCCGTCGGCGCCGAGCAGGACCATATCGCCCCCTGGCGATACACCTTCCGACTCTGCGGCCTGATCGGCGGGCCTGCCCGCTATGTGCTGGCCACCTCTGGCCATATCCTCGGGGTCATCAACCCCCCCGTGACGCCTCCCAAGCGGCGCTACTGGGTGGGCGACGCCACCGGCCCGCAGGATCCGGATAACTGGCTGGAAAGCCTGGACAAGCATCCGGGTTCCTGGTGGGAAGACTGGACCCAATGGCTGGGCGAACGCTGTGGCCCTTTGGTACCGCCACCCGCCTTGGGCAACGTCGAGTATCCGCCCCTGGAGGCCGCACCGGGGCACTACGTCCTGCAACAATAG
- a CDS encoding DUF4743 domain-containing protein, protein MSYLDHIRACNRWEPSQFVPFRVEGEQVGLIRRDFVPHLRNFPAILSAGEAGVDWVHAATGLEERSRLLHEVIQDLHAQGIIGHLHGERYPVAAKTRLQPRLLIDRSAAPYFGVRAYGQHLNGFVRSRDGLQLWVARRAADRRVFPDHLDNLAAGGLPWGLGLTENIHKECQEEAGMPESLSSRAVAVGAVTYCVAGQHGLKPDVMYCYDLELPADFLPVNTDGEVARFELQPIEEVMARVRDTDDFKINCNLVIIDFLIRHGFIGPEEPDYLDLIQGLRSPLP, encoded by the coding sequence ATGAGCTACCTCGACCACATCCGCGCCTGCAACCGCTGGGAACCCAGCCAATTCGTCCCCTTCCGGGTCGAGGGTGAACAGGTGGGTCTGATCCGCCGCGACTTTGTTCCCCATCTGCGTAATTTCCCGGCTATCCTGAGCGCTGGCGAGGCGGGCGTGGATTGGGTCCATGCTGCGACAGGGCTGGAAGAACGATCCCGGCTGCTGCATGAAGTCATCCAGGACCTGCATGCCCAGGGCATCATTGGCCACCTCCATGGCGAGCGCTACCCGGTTGCCGCCAAGACCCGGCTCCAGCCGCGGCTGTTGATCGACCGCTCCGCCGCGCCCTATTTTGGCGTAAGGGCTTACGGTCAACACCTCAACGGCTTTGTGCGTTCGCGGGATGGCCTACAGTTGTGGGTCGCGCGCCGCGCCGCCGACCGCCGCGTGTTTCCCGACCATCTGGATAATCTTGCCGCGGGTGGTCTGCCCTGGGGCCTGGGTCTGACGGAGAATATCCATAAGGAATGCCAGGAAGAGGCGGGGATGCCCGAGTCCCTCTCGTCACGGGCGGTGGCCGTCGGGGCCGTGACCTATTGCGTGGCGGGGCAGCATGGCCTCAAGCCGGATGTCATGTATTGCTACGACCTGGAGTTGCCGGCGGATTTTCTTCCGGTCAACACGGATGGCGAGGTGGCGAGGTTCGAATTGCAACCCATCGAGGAGGTGATGGCCAGGGTCCGGGACACGGATGACTTCAAGATCAACTGCAATCTGGTCATCATCGACTTTCTGATCCGCCATGGCTTCATCGGCCCGGAGGAACCGGATTACCTGGACCTGATCCAGGGACTCAGGTCGCCCTTGCCCTGA
- the pap gene encoding polyphosphate:AMP phosphotransferase: MFEAIKLGRRVDKETFTTEQEELRTQLLLVQRELLQTDMPVIILVAGVEGAGKGGVVNRLHEWLDARGLQSFAYWDETDEERQRPRYWRFWRSMPPRGEMAILFGGWYLAPLEHRIHNLCSDAELDGELNRIVDFERMLIQDGALIIKFWFHLSEREQQDRLKDLERDDRSRWKMLPQKGKEREHYAHFEYVAERMIRHTDRGISPWYLIEAGDVRYRDLTMGKTLLHAIKQRLSEPPPMEPPATSGQLDLPASPEARITVLDHLDLEQKLACDIYRTELAKLQSELNGLCWEAYKKRRSLVIVFEGADAGGKGGAIRRFTTAIDARLYRAIPIAAPTDEEKAHHYLWRFWRHIPRSGYLTIFDRSWYGRVLVERVEGFATDAEWRRAYDEINQFEEQLVESGVVLVKFWLQVSDEEQLRRFKEREAVPYKKYKITAEDWRNRDKAPQYRTAINDMVVYTSTESASWTLVEGDDKPFARIKILTTLRDALRTALDAGSFSNNSGYVACGRRLIEKENLENGKPGKEKKGKK, from the coding sequence ATGTTTGAAGCCATCAAGCTTGGCCGCAGGGTCGATAAGGAGACCTTCACCACCGAACAGGAAGAGCTGCGCACCCAGTTGCTCCTGGTTCAGCGCGAGCTATTGCAGACAGACATGCCAGTTATCATCCTGGTCGCCGGGGTTGAGGGGGCTGGCAAGGGCGGGGTGGTCAACCGGTTGCACGAATGGCTCGATGCCCGCGGCCTCCAGTCCTTCGCCTATTGGGACGAGACGGACGAGGAACGCCAGCGTCCGCGCTATTGGCGATTCTGGCGCTCCATGCCGCCGCGCGGGGAGATGGCCATCCTCTTTGGCGGCTGGTATTTGGCGCCCTTGGAGCACCGGATCCATAACCTTTGCAGCGATGCCGAACTGGACGGCGAACTCAATCGCATCGTCGATTTCGAGCGCATGCTGATCCAGGATGGGGCCCTGATCATCAAGTTCTGGTTTCACCTGTCCGAGCGAGAACAGCAGGATCGGCTCAAGGACTTGGAGCGCGACGACCGCAGCCGCTGGAAGATGCTGCCGCAGAAGGGCAAGGAGCGGGAACACTATGCCCACTTCGAGTATGTGGCGGAGCGCATGATTCGCCACACTGACCGGGGTATCTCGCCCTGGTACCTGATCGAGGCCGGGGACGTCCGCTACCGTGACCTGACCATGGGCAAGACCCTGCTCCATGCCATCAAGCAGCGTTTGAGCGAACCCCCGCCCATGGAGCCCCCCGCCACCTCCGGCCAACTGGACCTGCCGGCCAGCCCCGAGGCCCGGATCACGGTCCTGGATCATCTCGATCTGGAGCAAAAGCTGGCTTGTGACATCTACCGCACCGAATTGGCCAAGCTACAGAGCGAACTGAATGGTTTGTGTTGGGAGGCCTATAAAAAACGTCGTTCCCTGGTGATCGTCTTCGAGGGCGCCGACGCGGGCGGCAAGGGCGGCGCCATCCGTCGTTTCACCACCGCGATCGATGCCCGTCTCTACCGCGCCATACCCATCGCCGCCCCCACCGACGAGGAAAAGGCCCACCATTATCTCTGGCGCTTCTGGCGCCATATCCCCCGCTCCGGTTACCTCACTATCTTTGACCGCTCCTGGTATGGCCGGGTGCTGGTGGAGCGCGTCGAGGGCTTCGCGACCGATGCCGAGTGGCGCCGCGCCTACGACGAAATCAATCAGTTCGAGGAACAACTGGTCGAAAGCGGCGTGGTTCTGGTCAAATTCTGGCTCCAGGTCAGTGACGAGGAACAGTTGCGGCGCTTCAAGGAGCGGGAGGCCGTACCCTATAAAAAGTACAAGATCACCGCCGAGGACTGGCGCAACCGGGACAAGGCGCCCCAGTACCGCACCGCCATCAACGACATGGTGGTCTATACCAGCACGGAATCCGCCTCCTGGACCCTGGTCGAGGGCGACGACAAGCCCTTTGCCCGCATCAAGATCTTGACCACGCTGCGGGATGCCCTGCGCACAGCCCTCGATGCTGGCAGCTTTAGTAACAACAGCGGTTATGTTGCCTGTGGCAGGAGGCTGATAGAAAAAGAAAATCTGGAAAATGGCAAGCCAGGTAAAGAGAAGAAGGGCAAAAAATAA
- the sdhD gene encoding succinate dehydrogenase, hydrophobic membrane anchor protein yields the protein MSRQASGLRAWIFQRVTAIALLLYFPYLLLSLAFGPPANHAEWMAWLSQPLVGIGFLIFVGLLLLHAWVGVRDAIIDYVHPTAIRVTALSLLALGLIGCGLWALKVIVLVG from the coding sequence ATGAGCCGTCAAGCCTCGGGACTGCGGGCCTGGATTTTCCAGCGCGTGACCGCGATCGCCCTGCTGCTGTACTTTCCCTATCTCCTCCTCTCCCTAGCCTTTGGGCCGCCGGCGAATCACGCCGAATGGATGGCCTGGCTGAGCCAGCCCCTGGTCGGCATAGGCTTCCTGATCTTCGTCGGCCTGCTCTTGCTCCATGCCTGGGTTGGCGTGCGTGACGCCATCATCGACTATGTGCACCCCACCGCCATCCGCGTCACGGCCCTGAGCCTGCTGGCGCTGGGACTGATTGGCTGCGGCCTCTGGGCCCTCAAAGTCATCGTCCTGGTGGGCTAG
- a CDS encoding succinate dehydrogenase iron-sulfur subunit, translating to MKFRVYRYDPELGQKPRMQEFEVETHRGMMLRDALKAIKAQDETFAFRHSCGEGVCGSDGVNVNGTNKLACVTAIADLKEPIEVRPFPGRPVVRDLVVDMTQFYEQYKAVEPWLKRKEPTPEQEIPQSPADRDKLDGLYECIMCGCCSTFCPSFWWNPDKFLGPQALLTAYRFLADSRDQASAERMDFLEGPYKLFRCHSIMNCVEVCPKGLNPTKAIGHIKEMMLKDSV from the coding sequence ATGAAATTCCGTGTCTATCGCTATGATCCCGAGCTGGGCCAGAAGCCCCGCATGCAGGAATTCGAGGTCGAGACCCATCGCGGCATGATGCTGCGCGATGCCCTCAAGGCCATCAAGGCCCAGGACGAGACCTTCGCCTTCCGTCACTCCTGCGGCGAGGGTGTCTGCGGTTCCGATGGCGTCAACGTCAATGGCACCAACAAGCTCGCCTGTGTCACCGCTATCGCCGATCTCAAGGAACCGATCGAGGTGCGGCCCTTCCCGGGGCGGCCCGTCGTCCGCGACCTGGTCGTGGACATGACCCAGTTCTATGAGCAATACAAGGCCGTGGAACCCTGGCTCAAGCGCAAGGAACCCACGCCCGAGCAGGAGATTCCGCAGTCACCCGCGGACCGCGACAAGCTGGATGGCCTCTACGAGTGCATCATGTGCGGCTGTTGTTCCACCTTCTGCCCCTCCTTCTGGTGGAACCCGGATAAGTTTCTCGGTCCCCAGGCCCTGCTCACGGCCTATCGGTTCCTCGCCGACAGCCGTGACCAGGCCAGCGCCGAGCGCATGGACTTCCTGGAGGGCCCCTACAAGCTCTTCCGCTGCCATAGCATCATGAACTGCGTCGAGGTCTGCCCCAAGGGCCTCAATCCCACCAAGGCCATCGGCCACATCAAGGAAATGATGTTGAAGGACTCGGTCTGA
- the sdhC gene encoding succinate dehydrogenase, cytochrome b556 subunit: MITTQKRPFFLNLMVIRLPVAGVMSIGHRISGVAMVLTLPYFIHILALSVSNPAGFDAAATMVASWPFKAFLFLFLWALMHHFLAGIRYLMLDIDVGIEKPLYRQTAWGVLAGGPVLALILLGALS; encoded by the coding sequence ATGATTACCACCCAAAAACGACCTTTCTTTCTAAATTTAATGGTGATCAGGCTCCCGGTGGCGGGGGTCATGTCGATTGGTCACCGCATCAGCGGCGTGGCCATGGTCCTCACCCTGCCCTATTTCATCCATATCCTGGCCCTCTCGGTGTCCAACCCGGCGGGTTTTGACGCGGCGGCAACAATGGTTGCCAGTTGGCCCTTCAAGGCCTTTCTGTTCCTCTTCCTGTGGGCGCTGATGCACCATTTTCTGGCGGGCATCCGCTATCTGATGCTTGATATCGATGTCGGCATCGAGAAGCCTCTGTACCGGCAAACGGCCTGGGGGGTGCTGGCGGGTGGCCCGGTCCTGGCCCTCATCCTGTTGGGAGCACTGTCATGA
- the mazG gene encoding nucleoside triphosphate pyrophosphohydrolase produces MAERQTYGLDDLLGILGHLRDPNKGCPWDRQQDFRSLLPYVLEEAYEVAEAIDQEDMVALRDELGDLLFQIAFQAHLGQESGHFDFPQVVDAICAKMIRRHPHVFGEVELGDAAAVNAHWERLKASERARKSAEIPPGLLDGVAQALPALVRAEKLQRRASRGGFDWDQATEVLDKVREEVDECAETLADGASHRARVHEVGDLLFVAVNLARHLGVDAEQALRAANHRFEKRFRYIEQGLRAQGRAPGIKVRAEMERLWAAAKAVE; encoded by the coding sequence GTGGCCGAGCGCCAAACCTATGGCCTGGATGACCTGCTGGGCATCCTGGGGCACCTGCGTGACCCCAATAAGGGCTGTCCCTGGGACCGGCAACAGGATTTTCGTAGCCTGCTGCCCTATGTCTTGGAGGAGGCCTACGAGGTGGCGGAGGCTATCGATCAGGAAGACATGGTGGCCCTGCGCGATGAGTTAGGGGATCTCCTCTTCCAGATCGCCTTTCAAGCGCACTTGGGACAAGAGAGCGGTCATTTTGATTTCCCTCAGGTGGTTGACGCCATCTGCGCCAAGATGATCCGGCGCCATCCTCATGTTTTTGGCGAAGTGGAACTGGGGGATGCGGCGGCGGTAAATGCCCATTGGGAGCGGCTCAAGGCCAGCGAGCGGGCGCGCAAATCGGCCGAGATTCCGCCAGGTCTGCTGGATGGCGTAGCCCAGGCCTTGCCAGCCCTGGTTCGGGCGGAAAAGCTACAGCGTCGCGCCTCGCGGGGCGGCTTTGACTGGGATCAGGCCACGGAAGTGCTCGATAAGGTTAGAGAAGAGGTCGATGAGTGCGCCGAGACCCTGGCCGATGGCGCCAGCCATCGGGCCCGGGTCCACGAGGTAGGGGATCTGCTCTTCGTCGCCGTTAACCTGGCCCGCCACCTGGGCGTGGATGCCGAGCAGGCGCTCCGCGCCGCCAATCATCGCTTCGAAAAACGCTTTCGATATATCGAGCAGGGCTTGCGCGCCCAGGGCCGAGCGCCTGGTATCAAGGTCAGGGCGGAAATGGAACGGCTCTGGGCGGCCGCCAAGGCGGTGGAGTAG
- a CDS encoding acyl-CoA thioesterase: MPDPNLFDEGDPSQWRLAIRVLAMPADTNAAGDIFGGWLMSQADIAGATVAVQAAAGRVVTIAVNEFRFVSPVAVGDLVDIYARVQRLGTTSVSVEIRAWARREMDPESRHHVAVANITYVAVGADGRPRPIAASRKTQ; this comes from the coding sequence ATGCCCGATCCCAACCTCTTCGACGAAGGTGATCCCAGCCAATGGCGCCTGGCCATCCGGGTCCTGGCCATGCCCGCCGATACCAATGCCGCGGGTGATATCTTCGGGGGCTGGCTGATGTCGCAGGCCGACATCGCCGGAGCCACGGTGGCCGTCCAGGCGGCGGCGGGTCGGGTGGTCACCATTGCGGTCAATGAGTTCCGCTTCGTCTCCCCCGTGGCCGTGGGCGATCTGGTGGACATCTATGCCCGGGTGCAGCGGTTGGGCACCACCTCGGTCAGCGTCGAGATCCGGGCCTGGGCCCGCCGCGAAATGGACCCCGAGAGCCGTCATCATGTGGCCGTCGCCAACATCACCTACGTCGCCGTAGGCGCCGATGGGCGACCCAGGCCCATCGCCGCATCCCGCAAGACCCAGTAA
- a CDS encoding MFS transporter codes for MTNPKPAHASWRATLRPFLDSRVIAMCFLGFSAGIPLLLIFSSLSLWLREAGVDRGAVTFFSWAALGYSFKFVWAPLIDRLPLPLLTRWLGRRRAWLLVAQLAIASAILLMAAIDPAQGGSSLTRMALAAVLLGFSAATQDIVIDAYRIEAAETSLQAMMSATYIAGYRVGMVVSGAGALYLAAALGSTAEQYVFAAWRWTYIAMAGAMLMGIATTLLIPEPVSGRLATRRYGAWDYFRLVIVFASAATAFVATFFLSGGVFAALQGPMGQGPLAGFLVESLHFLVAILMAGLTGWLLVRWGVVDQAMARETWVAPVQDFFGRYGTRAALLLLALIGLYRISDIVLGVISNVFYQDMGFTKNQIATAVKTFGVVVSIAGGLLGGLMANRFGVMRILMLGAILSAATNLIYVWLAWVGNDAAVLYLAVAADNLAAGLASAAFVAFLSSLTSVAFTAVQYAIFSSLMTLLPKVLGGYSGTMVEAIGYPAFFVFTTLIGVPVLLLVWLAGRHLQARPVP; via the coding sequence ATGACCAACCCTAAGCCCGCCCACGCCTCCTGGCGGGCCACCCTGCGTCCCTTTCTCGATAGCCGCGTCATCGCCATGTGTTTTCTCGGCTTTTCCGCCGGGATTCCGCTGCTGCTGATCTTTTCCTCTCTGTCCCTCTGGCTGCGTGAGGCGGGAGTGGATCGCGGGGCGGTGACCTTCTTCAGTTGGGCGGCCCTGGGCTACTCCTTCAAATTTGTCTGGGCACCGCTCATCGACCGCCTGCCGCTGCCGCTGCTGACGCGCTGGCTGGGTCGCCGCCGCGCCTGGCTGCTCGTCGCTCAACTGGCTATCGCCAGCGCTATCCTGCTTATGGCGGCCATAGACCCGGCACAGGGGGGCAGCAGTCTGACCCGCATGGCCCTGGCGGCGGTGCTGCTTGGATTCTCGGCGGCGACCCAGGACATCGTCATCGATGCCTATCGTATCGAGGCGGCGGAGACCAGCCTTCAGGCCATGATGTCGGCGACCTACATCGCCGGCTATCGGGTCGGCATGGTGGTCTCGGGGGCGGGCGCCCTCTATCTGGCCGCCGCCCTGGGTTCAACCGCCGAGCAGTATGTCTTCGCGGCCTGGCGCTGGACCTACATCGCCATGGCCGGGGCCATGCTGATGGGTATCGCCACCACCCTCCTGATCCCCGAGCCGGTATCCGGGCGGCTGGCTACCCGGCGCTACGGGGCCTGGGATTACTTCCGGCTGGTGATCGTCTTCGCCAGCGCGGCCACGGCCTTCGTGGCGACCTTCTTCCTGAGCGGTGGCGTCTTCGCGGCCCTCCAGGGGCCGATGGGGCAGGGGCCCTTGGCCGGCTTCCTGGTGGAAAGCCTGCATTTCCTGGTGGCGATCCTGATGGCGGGGCTGACCGGCTGGCTGCTGGTGCGGTGGGGGGTGGTGGACCAGGCCATGGCCCGGGAGACCTGGGTCGCGCCCGTCCAGGACTTCTTCGGTCGCTATGGCACCCGCGCGGCCCTGCTGCTCCTGGCCCTGATCGGCCTGTACCGCATCTCGGACATCGTGTTGGGGGTGATTTCCAATGTTTTTTATCAGGACATGGGCTTCACCAAGAACCAGATCGCCACGGCGGTCAAGACCTTTGGCGTCGTCGTCAGTATCGCGGGCGGCCTGCTTGGCGGTCTGATGGCCAACCGCTTCGGGGTCATGCGTATCCTCATGCTCGGCGCCATCCTCTCGGCGGCGACCAATCTCATTTACGTCTGGCTGGCCTGGGTGGGTAATGATGCCGCGGTCCTCTATCTGGCCGTGGCGGCGGACAATCTGGCGGCGGGACTCGCCAGCGCCGCCTTTGTCGCCTTTCTGTCGAGCCTGACCAGCGTCGCCTTTACCGCCGTCCAGTACGCCATTTTCAGCTCCCTGATGACCCTGCTACCCAAGGTATTGGGCGGCTATTCAGGCACCATGGTCGAGGCCATCGGCTATCCGGCCTTCTTTGTCTTTACCACCCTGATCGGTGTACCCGTGCTGCTGCTGGTCTGGCTGGCGGGACGGCACCTGCAGGCCAGACCAGTTCCATAA
- a CDS encoding CoA-binding protein, producing MASWWSDFLDISVQLPLTPSEHSVVILGASPKPARYAYQALRLLDDMGYRVLPVHPNFDRIDDIPVTSNLNAIQEPVHTLTLYVGPERSRDLIADIVALAPGRVILNPGTESPALEEALGLAGIPSERACTLVLLRTGQF from the coding sequence ATGGCATCCTGGTGGTCAGACTTTTTGGATATTAGCGTGCAGTTACCTCTTACACCTTCCGAGCATTCCGTTGTGATCCTGGGAGCGAGCCCGAAACCAGCCCGCTATGCCTATCAGGCTTTGCGGCTGCTGGATGATATGGGCTATCGGGTATTGCCGGTGCATCCCAATTTCGACCGGATCGATGATATTCCGGTAACTTCGAACCTGAACGCGATCCAGGAGCCAGTTCACACCTTGACCCTGTATGTCGGGCCCGAACGCAGTCGCGACCTGATCGCGGACATCGTCGCCCTGGCGCCCGGTCGGGTGATCCTCAACCCGGGTACCGAATCTCCGGCACTCGAAGAGGCCCTGGGCCTGGCGGGTATCCCCAGCGAGCGGGCCTGCACCCTGGTCCTGCTGCGTACCGGGCAGTTTTAG